The Mus caroli chromosome 1, CAROLI_EIJ_v1.1, whole genome shotgun sequence genome has a window encoding:
- the LOC110295392 gene encoding PC-esterase domain-containing protein 1B-like, producing MPHLRAHEVQQLLHNKFIVVLGDSIQRAVYKDLVLLLQKDCLLSSSQLKSKGELSFEHDVLLEGGRWGRMHNGAHYREVRQFCSGRHLVRFYFLTRAYSPYVEDILQQLRWGEYAPDLVIMNSCLWDLSRYRSNFLRNYREDLERLFQHLDQVLPTHCLMVWSTTMPVAEVVSGGFILPDAPGCPSRLREDVMEANFYSAREAARRGFDVLDLHFYFRHAGQHRLSDGVHWDERAHRYLSQLLLAHVADAWGVILPAHNPVGRWIRDGPVGRQPDPADRRHPRDHHRHREQREPPGARHSPARRYHHHHSPQRSSSHPRSQSSRREDRIPSSPSSHQQPFHRDSPRRRHGYSRETNSTDREHRPGPIRRIYSPDETRESSPYPSRHHSEPHRSHRRHSHHRHT from the coding sequence ATGCCCCATCTCCGAGCTCACGAAGTCCAGCAGCTGTTGCACAACAAGTTCATCGTTGTCCTGGGGGACTCGATCCAGAGAGCCGTCTACAAGGACTTGGTGCTCCTGCTCCAGAAGGACTGCCTGCTGTCTTCCAGTCAGCTGAAGAGCAAGGGCGAGCTGAGCTTCGAACACGACGTACTGCTGGAGGGCGGCAGATGGGGACGCATGCACAATGGCGCCCACTACCGCGAGGTGCGCCAGTTCTGCTCCGGGCGCCACTTGGTACGCTTCTATTTCCTCACTCGTGCCTACTCGCCATATGTTGAGGACATCCTGCAGCAGCTGCGATGGGGCGAGTATGCCCCGGACTTGGTGATCATGAACTCGTGCCTCTGGGACCTGTCCAGGTACAGAAGCAATTTCCTCAGAAACTACCGAGAGGACTTGGAGAGGCTTTTCCAACACCTGGATCAGGTGCTGCCCACCCACTGCCTCATGGTATGGagtaccaccatgcctgtggCCGAGGTCGTGTCCGGGGGCTTCATCCTGCCGGATGCCCCAGGGTGCCCCTCACGCCTGCGTGAAGATGTGATGGAGGCCAATTTTTACAGCGCCAGGGAGGCAGCGAGGCGTGGCTTCGATGTGCTGGATCTCCACTTCTACTTCCGCCATGCAGGGCAGCATCGGCTGAGCGATGGCGTGCACTGGGATGAGCGAGCGCACCGCTACCTCTCGCAGCTCCTGCTGGCCCATGTGGCAGACGCCTGGGGTGTGATCCTCCCAGCCCACAACCCCGTGGGAAGGTGGATCAGGGATGGTCCTGTAGGAAGACAGCCAGACCCGGCAGACCGAAGGCATCCTCGAGACCACCACCGCCACCGTGAGCAGCGCGAACCTCCTGGGGCCAGGCATTCTCCTGCTCGCAGgtaccaccatcaccacagccCTCAGAGATCTTCTTCCCACCCTCGAAGCCAGTCCAGCCGCAGAGAGGACCGTATTCCCTCATCTCCATCTTCCCACCAGCAGCCGTTCCACAGAGATTCCCCGAGGCGCAGGCATGGATACTCCAGGGAAACCAACTCTACTGATCGTGAGCATAGACCCGGCCCCATCCGCAGAATCTATTCCCCCGATGAAACCAGGGAGTCTTCCCCTTACCCTAGCCGGCACCACAGTGAGCCACACAGATCTCATAGAAGGCACAGCCATCATCGGCACACCTAA